The Pirellulaceae bacterium region GGTATTTTCACGGCCTGATCTGGGACCGTGACGGCAGCGCACGATTGGACTACGAGCTTGTCAGCAAACTTTTTAAGGGCGCCGCCGCCGAAGTCCAGCAACGATTTTCGCTCAGCGGCGAGCAGGTCAAGGCTGTGGAACGACAGGAGAAGCTGTCTCAGGACAAGCTCAAGCTGGTCTTTGAAGAGTATGCCGCAGAGATATCCAAGCACCAAAAGAACCGCGAACGACTGAAAGTGATGAGTGAGAAGGCGGTTTGGAATCAAGTACCTGGACTGCGCGCACAGAAAGAACGCATTGCCCGCGAGGACAAGTCGTCGGTCCAACCAGCCATCGAGTCGATTCAAGCGATATGGGATCAGTATGAACGCAACCTCAACGCCGTTGCTACCTCCGAACAACGTGCGGCTGGCAGATATTATCGAATTGAGCGACCCGGCGAAGGTGTCGTGTCATCCAGGACATTGGACAAGGTTATTCCAGTGTTCGATTTGACCATCGGCGCGCTGCTGGTGCTGGGACTGCTGGTGCCTTGGGCGGCGACGGCCGGAGCGCTGTTTTTGTTTGGCGTCGTGCTGTCGCAGTTTCCCGGGGACCATGGAACAGAGCTGACCTACTTTCACGCCGTCGAGGCACTGGCATTGATTTTTCTGGCGAGCGTTGGAGCCGGACGATTCGCGGGTCTTGATTTTTTGACCTGGGCTTGGTGGCAAAATCGTCGCCTCGCGCGTTCCCGGACGACTCCCGTCTAACGCACAGTTGGCAAGTGACTGGAGCGCTAACGCGACAAACTACATCTGGCCTAAACTCGCAACACGATACCGAAATCTAAACAAGGATCCCAATAGATGCTGGAATTGACCGCTGAACAGCGACAGACAGGTGCCGACAACTATCACGAAGCGGTCGGCGTTACGCGCCGCGACTTTATCAAGGGAGTCGCCGCATCGGGAGTAGTTTCCGGCGCAGGCTTGGGTGCGATGTACTTTGGCTACCAACGAATCAACAACCCAGTACGCGTTGGTGTGATCGGTGTCGGTGACGAGGGCAATGTGCTGATCGGAGGCTGTACGCCGGAATTTGTTGATGTGGTCGCAATCTCGGATATACGCCCCAGCAGCATTCACCGGGCCTTTCATGGCGATTGGTCCAGCCCGGCAGCCCTAGAGGCTCGGCCTGGTCTCATAAAACAGTACGGCTACAGCAATGAGACCCAGGCCAAGCAGCACGTCAAAGTATACGACCAAAACAATGGTGGGATTGAAGCGTTATTGAACGATGAGCAGGTTGAAGCTGTCATCATCGCTTTGCCACTATGGCTGCATGCACCGATCGCCATCCAAGCTATGCGTCGTGGTAAGCATGTGCTGACCGAAAAGCTGATGGCTCACAATATCGCACAGTGTAAGGTCATGGCCCGCGTGTCCGACGAGACCGGTCTACACTGTGCCACTGGCCACCAGCGACACTACAGCGTGTTGTACGACAACGCAGTTCATCTGCTACGGTTCGGTTTGCTGGGACAATTGCACCACATTCGCGCTCAGTGGCATCGCGGCAACGTGCCAGGTAGGGATAGTTGGCAGGTACCTTTACCCAACGACAAGTCAATAAAGCGTCAGCGCGACACCTTTCAAAAACAGTTAGATGAAGCCCGAACCCCTAGCGAAATTGAGATGCTGTCTCGTAAAGTCGCACAATGGGACGCGTGGTTGCAGGATGTTAACGTCGAGGCAGCCCGTCATGGATATCAAGACATCGTGTTGCCGCAGGGTCGCCAGCGTTCGGCGATGGAAGAACTGGTTCGATGGCGTTTGTGGCAACGCACTGGTGGTGGATTGATGGCCGAATTGGGTAGCCACCAATTGGATGCAGCCTCAATCTTTTGCTCGGCCCTGCGCAAAGATGGCAAGAAGGCACATCCGC contains the following coding sequences:
- a CDS encoding Gfo/Idh/MocA family oxidoreductase, with translation MLELTAEQRQTGADNYHEAVGVTRRDFIKGVAASGVVSGAGLGAMYFGYQRINNPVRVGVIGVGDEGNVLIGGCTPEFVDVVAISDIRPSSIHRAFHGDWSSPAALEARPGLIKQYGYSNETQAKQHVKVYDQNNGGIEALLNDEQVEAVIIALPLWLHAPIAIQAMRRGKHVLTEKLMAHNIAQCKVMARVSDETGLHCATGHQRHYSVLYDNAVHLLRFGLLGQLHHIRAQWHRGNVPGRDSWQVPLPNDKSIKRQRDTFQKQLDEARTPSEIEMLSRKVAQWDAWLQDVNVEAARHGYQDIVLPQGRQRSAMEELVRWRLWQRTGGGLMAELGSHQLDAASIFCSALRKDGKKAHPLSVHAVGGRLVFPADREVEDHVFCTFEFPGPEYDFDVGYRSEAEDYPPKGKPLPGYEQDPSKKIIVTYSSINGNGFGGYGEVVMGTKGTLVLEREKEIMLYKGDDLSAKVSVKQDKGGYQLDTQASGSYAASAVAKTAAGEEVSRGYTEEIEHWAWCIRNPAPENKPRCYPEVAMGDAVIALTTNVAMAKQSRGEPGFVRFDEAWFDVSSDATPDGSSVSEQAAALDGWKFT